Proteins encoded by one window of Cloeon dipterum chromosome 2, ieCloDipt1.1, whole genome shotgun sequence:
- the LOC135935171 gene encoding uncharacterized protein LOC135935171 isoform X1: protein MDSPSFPKVLIRAGPMGPLKRAESLKRRDSSLKRADSSLRRGDSLAAGASVAFESSTLFWLLFNQIGSVICDSIYQLRPSNLCSIIGSTVRGALYSISSIFNPRQRQVHKWVRSEVPFKEIPSITSVWADGSILCVLVENAIAPNPDSTYHLDKYQHFGHVTLPNIRLGQQLARQYLHVDPEFTNNELQKEADAEIIHRLVKYLQNVKKASKLAKNRKPFEFYERRPSYKGKTDDAEKEGASKAVVAARKRKIVHRRRHSKSSDKTSLNYSVVSSTVVPESTSDGDSDAVKLQNLLQDDLFSKCKEIQSVCEMLLERSSKRKSLQIFNKATQILSRRNSEDKLKLTEEVDEQAEAKCEKNDGPQGEQKLQRRPSEQKIVVSSFNVEKITRKKSVDSGKGRNSRRNSAQQQEQISVARKRPPKVKAKPKLDSLKSNFSRVENFERERRHSVENVVQQIESLAAEVANVSVPDDSTNDVEGFARRLSQSLNVLDKNLKKSTNDNNHKEIKNFSKNGSIERKEFNSGVFKARRDAFLSVESKSAPCTKEKVPAGEKRKKSLGAGVEESKRRYESAKNFFQHMEQQSCSFERKSSELKEVLRRCSESRALNPEHVDYEQFRSCRSTRSPPGRLHVANVFCQEETTQQAAKTIDVPEMSAVVASLNSAYNENEVRPRSPYEMVHEGSAEDDLEPADPDRQTLDGSRRRVSYSQLNEQGDAGIF from the exons ATGGACTCGCCTTCCTTCCCTAAAGTCCTGATCAGAG CAGGACCGATGGGGCCTCTGAAGAGGGCCGAGTCTCTCAAAAGGAGGGACTCATCTCTAAAAAGGGCCGACTCGTCCTTGCGGAGGGGAGACTCGCTGGCTGCAGGCGCCAGCGTCGCTTTCGAGAGCAGCACGCTTTTCTGGCTGTTGTTCAACCAGATCGGATCGGTCATCTGCGATTCTATTTACCAACTGCGACCCTCCAATCTGTGCTCCATAATCGGATCAACCGTTCGAGGAGCTCTATACTCGATTTCTTCAA TCTTCAACCCGAGACAACGACAGGTGCACAAGTGGGTTCGCTCTGAGGTGCCCTTCAAAGAGATTCCGAGCATCACGTCCGTGTGGGCCGACGGGAGCATCCTCTGCGTCCTCGTGGAGAACGCAATCGCACCAAACCCAGACTCGACCTATCATTTGGATAAGTACCAACATTTCGGGCATGTGACTCTACCGAACATCCGATTAGGTCAACAGTTGGCTCGTCAGTACCTTCACGTCGATCCA GAGTTCACAAACAACGAGTTGCAAAAAGAAGCTGATGCGGAGATAATCCATAGACttgtgaaatatttgcaaaatgttaaaaaggcCTCCAAATTGGCTAAAAATAGGAAACCCTTCGAATTTTACG AACGAAGACCCTCATATAAGGGCAAAACAGATGACGCAGAAAAAGAAGGAGCGTCAAAAGCCGTCGTCGCCGCACGCAAGCGGAAGATTGTGCATCGGAGGCGGCACTCAAAGAGCTCGGATAAAACAAGCCTCAACTACAGTGTGGTCAGCTCGACGGTGGTCCCCGAGAGCACGTCAGACGGAGACAGTGATGCTGTCAAGCTGCAAAACTTGCTGCAAGACGACCTCTTCAGCAAGTGCAAAGAGATCCAGTCCGTGTGCGAGATGCTGCTGGAACGCAGCAGCAAACGCAAATCGCTGCAGATTTTCAACAAGGCAACGCAAATTTTGTCGCGAAGGAACAGCGAAGACAAGCTTAAACTCACGGAGGAGGTGGACGAGCAGGCCGAAGCTAAGTGCGAGAAAAACGATGGTCCGCAGGGAGAACAAAAGCTGCAGCGTCGTCCAAGCGAGCAGAAGATCGTCGTCTCCAGTTTTAACgtggaaaaaattacaagGAAGAAGAGTGTGGATTCCGGGAAGGGCCGAAATTCGAGGAGAAACAGTGCCCAGCAGCAGGAGCAGATCTCGGTGGCCAGGAAAAGGCCACCCAAGGTCAAAGCGAAACCAAAGTTGGACTCTCTCAAATCGAACTTCAGTCGGGTCGAGAATTTTGAACGGGAGAGACGACACTCGGTAGAGAATGTGGTCCAACAAATTGAAAGTCTCGCAGCTGAAGTTGCGAATGTAAGCGTCCCTGATG ATTCCACCAATGACGTAGAGGGCTTTGCAAGACGATTGTCCCAAAGTTTGAATGTTTTGGACAAGAATCTGAAGAAATCAACAAACGACAATAATCAcaaagagattaaaaatttctccaaaaatggAAGCATTGAGCGTAAAg aattcaATAGCGGCGTCTTCAAGGCGCGACGCGACGCATTCCTGTCGGTCGAATCTAAATCCGCGCCATGCACCAAAGAAAAGGTGCCCGCGGGGGAAAAACGGAAAAAGTCTTTGGGTGCGGGCGTCGAGGAAAGCAAGCGACGCTACGAGTCAGCCAAAAACTTTTTCCAGCACATGGAGCAGCAGAGTTGCTCCTTCGAGCGCAAGAGCAGCGAATTAAAGGAAGTGCTGAGACGCTGCTCTGAGTCAAGGGCATTGAACCCTGAGCATGTCGACTACGAGCAGTTCAGGAGCTGCAGGTCGACAAGGTCTCCGCCAGGCCGACTGCACGTGGCTAACGTGTTTTGCCAAGAAGAAACCACTCAACAG GCGGCGAAAACGATCGACGTGCCTGAGATGTCGGCTGTGGTGGCGTCCCTGAACTCGGCCTACAACGAGAACGAAGTACGTCCGCGCTCCCCGTATGAGATGGTGCACGAGGGGAGCGCAGAGGACGACTTGGAGCCGGCCGACCCAGACCGCCAGACGCTGGACGGCAGTCGAAGACGAGTGTCCTATTCGCAGCTGAACGAGCAAGGCGACGCCGGCATTTTTTGA
- the LOC135935171 gene encoding uncharacterized protein LOC135935171 isoform X2, producing the protein MDSPSFPKVLIRGPMGPLKRAESLKRRDSSLKRADSSLRRGDSLAAGASVAFESSTLFWLLFNQIGSVICDSIYQLRPSNLCSIIGSTVRGALYSISSIFNPRQRQVHKWVRSEVPFKEIPSITSVWADGSILCVLVENAIAPNPDSTYHLDKYQHFGHVTLPNIRLGQQLARQYLHVDPEFTNNELQKEADAEIIHRLVKYLQNVKKASKLAKNRKPFEFYERRPSYKGKTDDAEKEGASKAVVAARKRKIVHRRRHSKSSDKTSLNYSVVSSTVVPESTSDGDSDAVKLQNLLQDDLFSKCKEIQSVCEMLLERSSKRKSLQIFNKATQILSRRNSEDKLKLTEEVDEQAEAKCEKNDGPQGEQKLQRRPSEQKIVVSSFNVEKITRKKSVDSGKGRNSRRNSAQQQEQISVARKRPPKVKAKPKLDSLKSNFSRVENFERERRHSVENVVQQIESLAAEVANVSVPDDSTNDVEGFARRLSQSLNVLDKNLKKSTNDNNHKEIKNFSKNGSIERKEFNSGVFKARRDAFLSVESKSAPCTKEKVPAGEKRKKSLGAGVEESKRRYESAKNFFQHMEQQSCSFERKSSELKEVLRRCSESRALNPEHVDYEQFRSCRSTRSPPGRLHVANVFCQEETTQQAAKTIDVPEMSAVVASLNSAYNENEVRPRSPYEMVHEGSAEDDLEPADPDRQTLDGSRRRVSYSQLNEQGDAGIF; encoded by the exons ATGGACTCGCCTTCCTTCCCTAAAGTCCTGATCAGAG GACCGATGGGGCCTCTGAAGAGGGCCGAGTCTCTCAAAAGGAGGGACTCATCTCTAAAAAGGGCCGACTCGTCCTTGCGGAGGGGAGACTCGCTGGCTGCAGGCGCCAGCGTCGCTTTCGAGAGCAGCACGCTTTTCTGGCTGTTGTTCAACCAGATCGGATCGGTCATCTGCGATTCTATTTACCAACTGCGACCCTCCAATCTGTGCTCCATAATCGGATCAACCGTTCGAGGAGCTCTATACTCGATTTCTTCAA TCTTCAACCCGAGACAACGACAGGTGCACAAGTGGGTTCGCTCTGAGGTGCCCTTCAAAGAGATTCCGAGCATCACGTCCGTGTGGGCCGACGGGAGCATCCTCTGCGTCCTCGTGGAGAACGCAATCGCACCAAACCCAGACTCGACCTATCATTTGGATAAGTACCAACATTTCGGGCATGTGACTCTACCGAACATCCGATTAGGTCAACAGTTGGCTCGTCAGTACCTTCACGTCGATCCA GAGTTCACAAACAACGAGTTGCAAAAAGAAGCTGATGCGGAGATAATCCATAGACttgtgaaatatttgcaaaatgttaaaaaggcCTCCAAATTGGCTAAAAATAGGAAACCCTTCGAATTTTACG AACGAAGACCCTCATATAAGGGCAAAACAGATGACGCAGAAAAAGAAGGAGCGTCAAAAGCCGTCGTCGCCGCACGCAAGCGGAAGATTGTGCATCGGAGGCGGCACTCAAAGAGCTCGGATAAAACAAGCCTCAACTACAGTGTGGTCAGCTCGACGGTGGTCCCCGAGAGCACGTCAGACGGAGACAGTGATGCTGTCAAGCTGCAAAACTTGCTGCAAGACGACCTCTTCAGCAAGTGCAAAGAGATCCAGTCCGTGTGCGAGATGCTGCTGGAACGCAGCAGCAAACGCAAATCGCTGCAGATTTTCAACAAGGCAACGCAAATTTTGTCGCGAAGGAACAGCGAAGACAAGCTTAAACTCACGGAGGAGGTGGACGAGCAGGCCGAAGCTAAGTGCGAGAAAAACGATGGTCCGCAGGGAGAACAAAAGCTGCAGCGTCGTCCAAGCGAGCAGAAGATCGTCGTCTCCAGTTTTAACgtggaaaaaattacaagGAAGAAGAGTGTGGATTCCGGGAAGGGCCGAAATTCGAGGAGAAACAGTGCCCAGCAGCAGGAGCAGATCTCGGTGGCCAGGAAAAGGCCACCCAAGGTCAAAGCGAAACCAAAGTTGGACTCTCTCAAATCGAACTTCAGTCGGGTCGAGAATTTTGAACGGGAGAGACGACACTCGGTAGAGAATGTGGTCCAACAAATTGAAAGTCTCGCAGCTGAAGTTGCGAATGTAAGCGTCCCTGATG ATTCCACCAATGACGTAGAGGGCTTTGCAAGACGATTGTCCCAAAGTTTGAATGTTTTGGACAAGAATCTGAAGAAATCAACAAACGACAATAATCAcaaagagattaaaaatttctccaaaaatggAAGCATTGAGCGTAAAg aattcaATAGCGGCGTCTTCAAGGCGCGACGCGACGCATTCCTGTCGGTCGAATCTAAATCCGCGCCATGCACCAAAGAAAAGGTGCCCGCGGGGGAAAAACGGAAAAAGTCTTTGGGTGCGGGCGTCGAGGAAAGCAAGCGACGCTACGAGTCAGCCAAAAACTTTTTCCAGCACATGGAGCAGCAGAGTTGCTCCTTCGAGCGCAAGAGCAGCGAATTAAAGGAAGTGCTGAGACGCTGCTCTGAGTCAAGGGCATTGAACCCTGAGCATGTCGACTACGAGCAGTTCAGGAGCTGCAGGTCGACAAGGTCTCCGCCAGGCCGACTGCACGTGGCTAACGTGTTTTGCCAAGAAGAAACCACTCAACAG GCGGCGAAAACGATCGACGTGCCTGAGATGTCGGCTGTGGTGGCGTCCCTGAACTCGGCCTACAACGAGAACGAAGTACGTCCGCGCTCCCCGTATGAGATGGTGCACGAGGGGAGCGCAGAGGACGACTTGGAGCCGGCCGACCCAGACCGCCAGACGCTGGACGGCAGTCGAAGACGAGTGTCCTATTCGCAGCTGAACGAGCAAGGCGACGCCGGCATTTTTTGA
- the LOC135935171 gene encoding uncharacterized protein LOC135935171 isoform X3, with translation MGPLKRAESLKRRDSSLKRADSSLRRGDSLAAGASVAFESSTLFWLLFNQIGSVICDSIYQLRPSNLCSIIGSTVRGALYSISSIFNPRQRQVHKWVRSEVPFKEIPSITSVWADGSILCVLVENAIAPNPDSTYHLDKYQHFGHVTLPNIRLGQQLARQYLHVDPEFTNNELQKEADAEIIHRLVKYLQNVKKASKLAKNRKPFEFYERRPSYKGKTDDAEKEGASKAVVAARKRKIVHRRRHSKSSDKTSLNYSVVSSTVVPESTSDGDSDAVKLQNLLQDDLFSKCKEIQSVCEMLLERSSKRKSLQIFNKATQILSRRNSEDKLKLTEEVDEQAEAKCEKNDGPQGEQKLQRRPSEQKIVVSSFNVEKITRKKSVDSGKGRNSRRNSAQQQEQISVARKRPPKVKAKPKLDSLKSNFSRVENFERERRHSVENVVQQIESLAAEVANVSVPDDSTNDVEGFARRLSQSLNVLDKNLKKSTNDNNHKEIKNFSKNGSIERKEFNSGVFKARRDAFLSVESKSAPCTKEKVPAGEKRKKSLGAGVEESKRRYESAKNFFQHMEQQSCSFERKSSELKEVLRRCSESRALNPEHVDYEQFRSCRSTRSPPGRLHVANVFCQEETTQQAAKTIDVPEMSAVVASLNSAYNENEVRPRSPYEMVHEGSAEDDLEPADPDRQTLDGSRRRVSYSQLNEQGDAGIF, from the exons ATGGGGCCTCTGAAGAGGGCCGAGTCTCTCAAAAGGAGGGACTCATCTCTAAAAAGGGCCGACTCGTCCTTGCGGAGGGGAGACTCGCTGGCTGCAGGCGCCAGCGTCGCTTTCGAGAGCAGCACGCTTTTCTGGCTGTTGTTCAACCAGATCGGATCGGTCATCTGCGATTCTATTTACCAACTGCGACCCTCCAATCTGTGCTCCATAATCGGATCAACCGTTCGAGGAGCTCTATACTCGATTTCTTCAA TCTTCAACCCGAGACAACGACAGGTGCACAAGTGGGTTCGCTCTGAGGTGCCCTTCAAAGAGATTCCGAGCATCACGTCCGTGTGGGCCGACGGGAGCATCCTCTGCGTCCTCGTGGAGAACGCAATCGCACCAAACCCAGACTCGACCTATCATTTGGATAAGTACCAACATTTCGGGCATGTGACTCTACCGAACATCCGATTAGGTCAACAGTTGGCTCGTCAGTACCTTCACGTCGATCCA GAGTTCACAAACAACGAGTTGCAAAAAGAAGCTGATGCGGAGATAATCCATAGACttgtgaaatatttgcaaaatgttaaaaaggcCTCCAAATTGGCTAAAAATAGGAAACCCTTCGAATTTTACG AACGAAGACCCTCATATAAGGGCAAAACAGATGACGCAGAAAAAGAAGGAGCGTCAAAAGCCGTCGTCGCCGCACGCAAGCGGAAGATTGTGCATCGGAGGCGGCACTCAAAGAGCTCGGATAAAACAAGCCTCAACTACAGTGTGGTCAGCTCGACGGTGGTCCCCGAGAGCACGTCAGACGGAGACAGTGATGCTGTCAAGCTGCAAAACTTGCTGCAAGACGACCTCTTCAGCAAGTGCAAAGAGATCCAGTCCGTGTGCGAGATGCTGCTGGAACGCAGCAGCAAACGCAAATCGCTGCAGATTTTCAACAAGGCAACGCAAATTTTGTCGCGAAGGAACAGCGAAGACAAGCTTAAACTCACGGAGGAGGTGGACGAGCAGGCCGAAGCTAAGTGCGAGAAAAACGATGGTCCGCAGGGAGAACAAAAGCTGCAGCGTCGTCCAAGCGAGCAGAAGATCGTCGTCTCCAGTTTTAACgtggaaaaaattacaagGAAGAAGAGTGTGGATTCCGGGAAGGGCCGAAATTCGAGGAGAAACAGTGCCCAGCAGCAGGAGCAGATCTCGGTGGCCAGGAAAAGGCCACCCAAGGTCAAAGCGAAACCAAAGTTGGACTCTCTCAAATCGAACTTCAGTCGGGTCGAGAATTTTGAACGGGAGAGACGACACTCGGTAGAGAATGTGGTCCAACAAATTGAAAGTCTCGCAGCTGAAGTTGCGAATGTAAGCGTCCCTGATG ATTCCACCAATGACGTAGAGGGCTTTGCAAGACGATTGTCCCAAAGTTTGAATGTTTTGGACAAGAATCTGAAGAAATCAACAAACGACAATAATCAcaaagagattaaaaatttctccaaaaatggAAGCATTGAGCGTAAAg aattcaATAGCGGCGTCTTCAAGGCGCGACGCGACGCATTCCTGTCGGTCGAATCTAAATCCGCGCCATGCACCAAAGAAAAGGTGCCCGCGGGGGAAAAACGGAAAAAGTCTTTGGGTGCGGGCGTCGAGGAAAGCAAGCGACGCTACGAGTCAGCCAAAAACTTTTTCCAGCACATGGAGCAGCAGAGTTGCTCCTTCGAGCGCAAGAGCAGCGAATTAAAGGAAGTGCTGAGACGCTGCTCTGAGTCAAGGGCATTGAACCCTGAGCATGTCGACTACGAGCAGTTCAGGAGCTGCAGGTCGACAAGGTCTCCGCCAGGCCGACTGCACGTGGCTAACGTGTTTTGCCAAGAAGAAACCACTCAACAG GCGGCGAAAACGATCGACGTGCCTGAGATGTCGGCTGTGGTGGCGTCCCTGAACTCGGCCTACAACGAGAACGAAGTACGTCCGCGCTCCCCGTATGAGATGGTGCACGAGGGGAGCGCAGAGGACGACTTGGAGCCGGCCGACCCAGACCGCCAGACGCTGGACGGCAGTCGAAGACGAGTGTCCTATTCGCAGCTGAACGAGCAAGGCGACGCCGGCATTTTTTGA